The Pectobacterium sp. A5351 genome contains the following window.
CGTGGGCGATGGCCTGCGTTTCGTCATCCAGCAGCACCACATGGTCGCTGTCCCAACGTACCGGTCGGCTGACGTGCAGCAGCAGGCGCGGGACGTACAGAATTGCACTGGAGATCTTGTCGGAAATGACTTCTGTCGGGTGGAAGTGTCCGGCATCCAGACAGAGTGCAGTGCCGCGACTGGCCGCGTAGCCGAGGTAGAATTCATTGGAACCGACGGTAAAGCTTTCCGCGCCGATCCCGAACAGCTTACTTTCCACTGCATCGATATGGTGTGCCTGATCGAGCGGCTCAGCGATGATCTCATCCAGTGCGCTGAGTAGCCGTTGGCGGAACGCCAGACGATCGATGGTTAAATCTTTCATGCCGTCCGGCACCCAGATGTTCATGACTGACGGCGTACCGAGTTCGCGACCGAAGTAGGCAGAAATCCGGCGGCTGGCCTGACAGTGTTCAATCCAGAAGCGACGTACTTTTTCGTCCGGGTGCGACAGGGTAAAACCGTCTGCGCTCAGCGGATGCGAAAAGCAGGTCGGGTTAAAATCCAGCCCGAGCTGGTGGCGCTTGGCCCATTCAACCCAGGTGCGGAAATGCTCGGGGGCAATCTCGTTACGGGCGACGGGCTGCGCGGATTCCAGATAGATGGCGTGCAGGTTCAGCCGTTTGGGGCCGGGGATCAGCGCAAAGGCCTGTTCCAGATCGGCACGCAGTTCATCTGGCGTGCTCGCTTTGCCGGGGTAGTTGCCGGTGGCCTGAATGCCGCCGGTCAGCGGCCCGCCAGTGTTTTCGAATCCGGCCACATCGTCACCCTGCCAGCAGTGCATTGACACCGGAATCTGATCGAGCTGTTCCAGCGCGGCCTCTACGTCAATATTCAGGCTGGCATAACGCGCTTTTGCCAACTGCCAGGCGGTTTCAATCGGTGTGCTCATTGCGTGGTCTCCTTTTTGCCCTTTGGGGCGGTTTCTGGCTGGCTGAGCGCCTGAAAACGACGCCAGTGCCCGGCAAAATCACTCTCCGCGCGCGGGGTATAGCGATGCAGAGGGAAGTTATGAGTCAGCATGTGCCGGAAAGCGGCAAGGTCGGCGACGGCGCCCAGCGCCATCAGCTGGCAGCCGATATTGCCAAGCGTCGAGGCTTCGACCGGCCCGGCCAGAACCGGAATCTGGCACACATCGGCGCACAGTTGGTTCAGGAAAGCGTTTTGGCTGCCGCCGCCGACAATGTGCAATTGGCGGATCGGGGCGTGCCGCAGTTCGCCCAGTTCCAGCACCACCTGGCGGTAGAGCAGCGCGAGGCTGTCGAAGATACAGCGTGCCAGCTCGGCATCGCTTTGGGGCACGGGCTGGCCGTGCTCACGGCAATAGTCGCGGATTGCCTGATGCATAGACGGCGGATTGATAAAGCACTCGTCATTCGGGTGAATCAGGCTGACGAAGGCAGGTAGAGCGGCGGCGGACTGAATCAGCGCGCCTAAATCCTTGATGTCACGTTCCTGGCAGACCCGCTGTAACAGCCACAGGCCCATGATGTTTTTCAGCACCCGATAGGTGCCATTCACGCCGCCTTCGTTGGTGATATTGGCGGCCAGCGCCTGTGGGCTGTTAAACGGCGTGTCGCTCTCAATCCCCATCAGTGACCAGGTGCCGGAGCTGAGATAGGCGCTGTCGCGGCTTTGCAACGGCGCGCCGACCACCGCGCTGGCGGTATCGTGCGTGGCGACGGCGGTGACGGGAATCTGTCGTCCGCTCGGTGCTGTCCAGTTTCCCACGGCGTGCCCCGGCTGCACGGGTTCGCTCAGCCAGCGGTGTGGGACACCCAGATAATCCAGCAGCGTGCTATCCCAGGTTTTCTTTTCCAGATTAAGCAGTTGGGTCGTACTGGCGTTGGTGTATTCGCAGACCCGATTCCCTGTGAGGCGATAATGAAAATAGTCGGGGATCATCAACAGGTGTGCCACCTGATTCAAATTTTCAGACGGCGTATCGCACAGCGCTTTAAGCTGGTACAGCGTATTAAACGGCAGAAATTGAATGCCGGTGCGCTGATAGATCGCCTCACGCCCCAGTTCGGCAGTGACGGTAGCCATCACGCCGTCGGTGCGGTGGTCGCGATAGGAATACGGCAGGCCGATATGCTGCCCGTCCTTATCGAGTAGCACATAGTCCACGCCCCAGCTGTCGATTCCAATGCTATCAGGCGCGATACCCATGGCATCGATTTGGTGTAATCCGATGAGGATGTCACGTTCCAGTGCGGCGAGATCCCACTGGTGGTGGTTGTCCTGAAACACCAGCGTATTGCTGAAACGGTGAATTTCTTTCAGCGTCAGATGCTGCGTTGCGGTGTGCAAGGTTGCCAGCATGACCCGACCACTGGATGCCCCTAAATCCACCGCCACGATATTCTTCACCGCCATAGCCGCACTCCTTATTGTTGGATGTGTTGCAGTGTAAAGAGCGGTAACCGCAGCCACCTTCCGATGAGTGCCATCAACAACAGGCGGTTGGCAAAATGACAAAGCTGACCGTGAAAGGGCTCACAATCTGGGAAATTATTCAGAGAATAACCACGTAAAAATCAGGGAAAAAGCGGTGTGATCCTTACCACACTTCAACTAATTGGGCGGTGCGATCTTGAAAAAAGAGCAGTCAGATGGCACGTGAGTGACGGTAATTTAAGGTCGGTTCTTTGGCTTCTGGCTACCCTTTTTCAAAGGCCACATTTTTGCCAGAGGCCGAATGGAGAACTGAAATGACGTTACTTCGTGGTGATGATTTTTTTACTTCGCGTGCCGTAACGGTTGCGGTAGAACCGCGCACCCCGCAAACGGCTTTTCCTGAGCACTACCATGATTTCTGGGAAATTGTGCTGGTGGAACAGGGCGCTGGCGTCCATGTGTTTAACGATCAGCCTTATGCGCTGTGCAGCGGTTCGGTGTTCTTTGTTCGCGATAACGACAGGCATCTGTTTGAAGACGTGGAAGGGCTGTGTCTGACTAATATGCTGTACCGCTCGCCGCGTGGGTTTCGCTTCCTTTCCGATATCGCCGCCTTCTTGCCGTATGGCCCGAACGGCGAGTGGCAGGGGCAGTGGCACGTGAATGCGGCGGGGATGCAGCAGTTGAAGCAGTCGTTGAACAGCCTGGCTGAATTAGCGCAGAGCGATGCGCCGGAGGCGATTGCCGCCAGCGAGAGCCTGTTTCTGCATATTCTGGTGCAGTTGCGTCAGCAGTGCTTCCAGACGCAGGCCAACGGCTCCGAGCGTCAGGGAGTACAGGCGCTGCTGGGCTGGTTGCAAAACAACTACAGTGAAGAGGTGAACTGGGGGTGCCTGGCCGATCAGTTCTCACTGCCGCTGCGCACGCTGCATCGCCAGCTCAAACAACACACGGGTATGACGCCACAACGCTATCTGAATCGGTTAAGATTACTGGAGGCGCGTCGGCGGTTGCAGCAGAGTGATGACTCGATCACCACCATTGCGCACGCCTGTGGATTTAGCGACAGCAATCACTTCTCGACGCAATTCCGCAAGGCATTCTCGCAGGCGCCTAAGTCACTACGCCATCAGGCGTTTTCTCGTGAAGAATAGGTAACGGCAACGGTGGGTGAGGGAATGGCGACAGCAGTACGGGGTTTGAAATTACAGACTGAAGACTATTTCCTCACCGACAAGAATGCCGTGATGGTGGCCGAGCGGCATCCGCAGCCGGTGTTTCCGTTGCATCATCATGATTTTGACGAACTGGTGATTGTCTGGCGTGGCAATGGCCTGCACCTCTGGAACGATGTGCCTTACCGCATTACCCGTGGCGATATGTTCTATGTTTCCGCACATGATCGTCACAGCTATGAATCCGTCCACGAGCTTGAGCTGGACAACATCCTCTATATCCGCAATCGCCTGACGCTGTCTGCCGACTGGCAAATGTTACTGCCGGGCGGAGAACGTCCACAAAGTCAGCGCCACTGGTGTTTAGGCTCGGAAGGCATGGATACCCTTCGTGAGAAGGTGGATGCGCTGAGGCAGGAGTGCATGAAGTCGGATGCGTTGTCGCTGCAACTGAGCGAAGCGCTGTTGTTGCAGATTGCGCTGCTGGCGGCGCGCTATCGCCACACGCCGGATAATCCACAACTGGCCGATGCGCATCAGCTAGATATGTTGATGAATGCGTTGCGTGCCAGCATTGCGATCCCGTTCCGCTTTGAAGCCTTCTGCGAACAGCACCATTTCAGCGCCCGGAGCTTACGTTCGCGCTTTAAAGAACAAACCGGCATGAGCGTGCCGCACTACCTGCGCCAGTTGCGGCTCTGTAAAGCGATGGAACTGCTACGTTATGACCTGCAAACGATTGGCGACGTTGCCGCGCTGTGCGGTTTTGAAGACAGCAACTACTTCTCCGTCGTGTTCCATCAGGCGTTCGGCACCTCACCCAGCGCCTACCGTCAGCGCTTCCTGAATGTGGAGTGACGGCGCTTTTTAGCTATTGGGTGCGATGAATCAATGGGGGGTTAGTAGTGGTAGCGGCAGGCAGCGATCATCATGGCGTCATCGGTGATGGCATAAACCAAACGATGTTCTTCGGTGATACGGCGCGACCAGAAACCAGCAAGATTATGTTTAAGTGGCTCTGGTTTTCCTTTTCCCTCAAAAGGTGTCCTGTGCGTTTCTTTTATTAATTCATTGATCTTTTTGACCATCCGCTTATCGATGTCCTGCCAGTACAGGTAGTCTTCCCATGCTTCTTCTGACCAGATTAGTTTCACTCAATGATATCTCTTTCTTCACCATGGCCAGCCTTAAGGCTCTCGATTGAGTTCATCAGTCTTTTTGCATTTGCTGGTGAACGCAGTAAATACGCGGTCTCCTCTAGAGAGTTATACTCTTCCAAAGACATCAGCACGCAGGCTTCACCATTCTGTCGGGTGATAAGTATGGGAGCACGGTCTTCGACCGTTTTCATCATGGTCGCCGATAGATTTTGTCGGGCTTCACTGTAGCTAATTGTACGCATTTGTACCTCCTGATATGTACTTATCATTGTACAATGTCGCTGCGTTTTTAACCACCAAATCTTTCTTCAACAGCGCTACTCCGCCACCGTTGAAAGCAACAGGCGCGTGTAGGGGTGTTGCGGTTGGTTGAAGATCTGCTCGACCGGACCGGTTTCTACGATATCCCCGTCTTTCATCACTGCGATGCGGTGGCTCATGTGTTGCACCACGCCCAAATCGTGGGAGATGAACAGCATTGTCAGCCCCAGTTGGCGTTGCAGCGCGACGAGTAAATCCAGCACCTGCGCCTGTGTCGTGACGTCCAGCGCCGATACCGGTTCGTCGCAGATCAGAATCTCGGGTTCCGAAGCCAGCGCCTGTGCGATGGAAACGCGCTGGCGTTGCCCACCGGACAGCGCTCTTGGACGGCGGCTCAGCAGGTCGGGCGTCAGGCCGACATACTCCAGTAGCGTCAGAATGCGCCGCTGTTTCTCGTCGTCGTTCAGATCGCGGCGCAGGCGCAGCGGCTGGTTCAGAATCTGGGCGATGGTAAATTGCGGATCGAACGAACTGAGCGGATCCTGCGTGATCGTCTGAATGCGTGCGCGTAGCGGTCGGCGCTCGCGCTCTGTTAACGCGCTCCAGGCATGGTCCGCCAGTCTGACTTCGCCGCTGTCCGGTTTTTGCAGCGCCAGAATGACTTTGCCCAGCGTGGTTTTACCCGAACCGGACTCCCCGACGATACCCAGCGTTTCACCGCGTTTGATCTGGAGAGATACCTGATTAACGGCCTGCATCCGGCTGCCGTCCGGGCGTTTGAACGACACTGCAATGCGATCTGCCGTTAGGGCGATGGTATCGTCAGTGTGCGTCGTCGCCAGAGACGCGGCTGAGGGAGCAATGCCACCCTGTAAGGGATCGACGCCAGCCAGCCACTTTCCACGGGTAGACGCGGTGGGTATCGCCGCCAGCAGTTTTCGGGTGTAGGGATGTGTCGGCGCTGACAGGATCTGCCGTGCCTCACCGCCTTCTACCAGCGCTCCGTTCTGCATCACGATGACGCGATCCGCAACGTCTGCGACGACAGCAAGATCGTGGGTGATCAGTAGCACGCCATGTCCTGCCTGCGCTAATGCGGTGAAGACTTTCAGCACCTGCTTTTGCACCGTGGCATCCAGCGCGGTAGTCGGTTCATCGGCGATCAGTAACTGTGGGCCGGCTGCCAACGCGGAAGCAATAAGCGCTCGCTGACGCAGGCCGCCGGATAGCTCATGCGGATACTGCGCCGCGCGATTCTCTGGATCGGGGATGCCGGCCTTCACCAGAAGTTCGGCGACGCGTGCGGGAATCTGTTCACGTGGCAGCAGGCGGTGGGTCAGAATCGGTTCGGCGACTTCCTGTCCGATCTTGCGCAGTGGGTCAAGAGACACCAGCGCATCCTGTAAAACAAAGCCGATTTCCCGGCCGCGAATCGCCCGCCAGTCGCGATCGGTCAGATAGCGTAAATCACACCGGCTGCCGTCATGGCGCGTGAGCTCAATCGCGTTTGCCTGTACGTCAACGGCTTCACCAGCCAGACCTACCAGCGTGCGAGCGGTGACGGATTTCCCTGAACCCGATTCGCCGACCAGCGCCAGAATTTCTCCGTCATTGACCTGAAAAGAGAGGTTCTTAACCGAACGAATGGGGCCGAAAGGGCTGGGAAAGGTGACGCTCAGGCCGTCTACACGCAGCAGCGGCGTCTTTGCGGGGGCTTCTGAAGCGGCATGAGCGGGGTGAGGAAGTGTATTCAGGCTCATCGTGCCTCTCCTTTTGCCAAAATGGCCTGTAAACGACGCCCGAGCAGCGTGATGGAAATCACCGACAGCGCAACGACGCTGGCGGGCAGCAGGCTGACCCAGGGCGCGATATCAAGGAAGTTACGTCCGTCAGCCAGTAGCGCGCCCCATTCGGCTGTCGGTGGCACGACGCCCAAGCCCAGAAAACTCAGCGCCGAGGCGGACAGCACCGCGTGGCCGACGCCAATGGTGGCGACAATCAACAACGGGCGCAGCGTATTGGGAATGATATGGCGGAAAACGATATACAATGGGTGCTCGCCCAGCGCAATCGCGTGCTCGACATAGCCGGATAGCCTGACTTGCAGTACCTGAGAACGAATTAAACGCGCATAGCCGGCAATCCCCGCCAGCCCAACGGCCAGCATGGTGTTTTCCGGGCCGCGTCCCAGTACGGCGATCACCAGTAGCGCCAGCAGCAGATCGGGAAACGCCAGCATGATGTCCAACAGGCGCACCAGAACCTGACGGATACGCAGCGGCGCGAGCACTGACAGAGTGCCAAATAGCACGCCGCCGAAGCAGGCGATCAGCATCGCGCCGACGCCGATGCCCAGCGACAGCGAGGTGCCGTGAACGATACGGGAAAAAATATCGCGTCCCAGTTGATCGGTGCCGAACCAATAGGTGGCATTCGGCGGCTGAAATACCGCCCCCATATCCATTTCATCGGCAGTACGGCTGGTAAACAGCGAAGGGAAAAAAACTGCCAGCGCCAGCAGGAAAACGATAGCGGCAGGCAATAGCGTCGCTGTGGTCAGCCACGGACTGCGATAGGTTTTTCCAGAGAGCGTCTGCGTAAAGGGCATCGGTTCACTACTCATGGGCGCTCGCCTTCTTGCGTAAGCGGGGATCGATGATGAGATACAGCGCATCCACCAGCAGGTTGATGACGACGAACAGGAACGCGGACAGCATCACGACGCCCAGTACCAGCGGCATGTCACGGTTTTCAATCGCGCTCAACGTGACCTGCCCGATACCCGCGCGGCCAAAGACGGTTTCAGTCAACACGGAGCCGCCAAGTACGCTTGCCAGCAGCGTGCCGGTCAGCGTTGAGGCCGCCAGCGCCGCATGGCGCAAACCGTGGCGGAAACGTAACCGGATTTCACTGACGCCGCGTGTGCGCACGGTGAGCGAGAACGGCTGGGAGAGTGCCTCTTCCAGACCGTCACGCAGTACCTGACTCAGAATCGCGGCAATCGGTAGACTCAACGTGATAACCGGTAGCACCAGCGACATCACGCCATCGTTGCCAGTGACCGGAAACCATTGCAGACGAAAGCTGAATAGGCTCAGCAGTACGATCCCAATCCAGTAGACTGGTGTGCTAAGCAGCGTCAGTTCCAGCCAGGAAACGGTGGTACGTAGCGCACCATAACGGCCAGCAGTCAGCAGCGCGCTGGTGATGGCAAGGAGCAACGCCAGAATCAGACCGCCGAGCGCCAGCGGCAGGGTTTCATGCATCGCATCGCTAATCACGCTACCGACTGGCAGACGGTAGAGATAGCTGACGCCAAAATCACCCTGTAGCGCCTGTCCGCAGTAGCGCAGATACTGCACCCACAGCGGCTGGTCGAGCCCGAATTGTTTGATGAGTACGGCGCGATAGGCTTCATCCACCACGTTATCGCCGCCGCTAAGAATGGCAACAGGATCGCCGGGGATCAGTTTGACGGCAATAAACGTCAATGTGGCTGCGCCCCAGAGCACAGCCAGAATGGTGAAGAGACGTTTACCTAACGCGTACAGATTAACGTTTAATCCAGACATCATAGAAGTTCGGTTTTGCGTTGGTAGCCCAGCTTATGCCCTGTACCTGTTTGGACAGGCCGAGTTGGTAGGCGGGAATGTACAATGGAACCACATACGCCTGATCGATGACCTCACGCTGTATTTCGCTATAGAGCTGTTTACGTTCCGCTTCGCCCGCGCCGATGGCTTTTCTCAGCTTGTCATTCAGCACGCTAATGCGCGTAAAGTTGTTGCCGTTCGGTGGCGCATAGGCCGAATCGAAGACGGTACGCAGAATATCCGGCTCTGCACGCACGAAGAAGTTGGAGGCGATATCGTACTCATTGGCATTGGTGCGCGTGGTGAATTCACCCGCATCAACTGGCGTCAGTTTGACTTCGAAGCCTGCCTGCTTCACCTGATATTGCACCGCCTGGAACAGCGCGACATCGGCAGCTTCAACGTTGGTTGAGGCGTACACGAAGCTGACGCTCAGGCGCTTGCCATCTTTGGTTCGGAAGCCTTCGCCGTCTTTCTGTTTCCAGCCTGCATTATCCAGCAGTTCGTTGGCTTTTTTCACATCGAAGCCCCAGCGGGATGCGACACTCGGATCGTAGTACAGCGTGGCGGGGCCGAGAACGTTATCGGCGGCTTTCAGCGTACCAAAGAATGCGACTTTCACCGCTGCGTTGGTATCTACGGCGCTCTGGAATGCCTTACGCACCGCGACATCCTGGAAGGGGCCTTTGGTGGTATTGAGGTAGAGCACGCGGTTAACGCCCGGATTCTCATAGGTGATCACTTCCAGCTTCGGATTGCGCTTCACCGTTGGGAAATTGGCGGGCGGCACGGCGTCAATGGCCTGAATCTGGCCGCTGCTCAGTGCGCCAAGGCGGACCGACGCTTCCGGCAGGTATTTGAACACCAGACCATCCAGATAAGCTGGGCCCGTGTGTTTCGCATAACCCGGTCCCCAGTTGTAATCAGGACGTTTCGTCAGTTTGCTGCCGCTGCCTTTTACAAAGGAGTCGAGAATAAACGGCCCAGAACCTACCACGGTGTTACTGGTATTTGGCGTGTTCTTCAGGTACGTCGGTGATTGGATACCCAGATACGGCAGGCTCAGCCCCTGTAACAGCGCCGAAAACGGAGAGCTATAGTGGAGCACAATCGTGTAGTCATCCGGCGTCGAGACCTTGTCGATAGGGCCTAACAGTGATTTCGCGTAGCTGGAGGTGGTTTTCGGATCGAGAATAC
Protein-coding sequences here:
- a CDS encoding L-rhamnose isomerase; this translates as MSTPIETAWQLAKARYASLNIDVEAALEQLDQIPVSMHCWQGDDVAGFENTGGPLTGGIQATGNYPGKASTPDELRADLEQAFALIPGPKRLNLHAIYLESAQPVARNEIAPEHFRTWVEWAKRHQLGLDFNPTCFSHPLSADGFTLSHPDEKVRRFWIEHCQASRRISAYFGRELGTPSVMNIWVPDGMKDLTIDRLAFRQRLLSALDEIIAEPLDQAHHIDAVESKLFGIGAESFTVGSNEFYLGYAASRGTALCLDAGHFHPTEVISDKISSAILYVPRLLLHVSRPVRWDSDHVVLLDDETQAIAHEIVRHKLLNRVHIGLDFFDASINRIAAWVIGTRNMKKALLRALLEPTETLRKLEQQGDYTARLALLEEQKSLPWQAVWEHYCQRHDVLPGSEWLQQVRQYEETILTQRQG
- a CDS encoding ABC transporter permease codes for the protein MSSEPMPFTQTLSGKTYRSPWLTTATLLPAAIVFLLALAVFFPSLFTSRTADEMDMGAVFQPPNATYWFGTDQLGRDIFSRIVHGTSLSLGIGVGAMLIACFGGVLFGTLSVLAPLRIRQVLVRLLDIMLAFPDLLLALLVIAVLGRGPENTMLAVGLAGIAGYARLIRSQVLQVRLSGYVEHAIALGEHPLYIVFRHIIPNTLRPLLIVATIGVGHAVLSASALSFLGLGVVPPTAEWGALLADGRNFLDIAPWVSLLPASVVALSVISITLLGRRLQAILAKGEAR
- a CDS encoding dipeptide ABC transporter ATP-binding protein, whose translation is MSLNTLPHPAHAASEAPAKTPLLRVDGLSVTFPSPFGPIRSVKNLSFQVNDGEILALVGESGSGKSVTARTLVGLAGEAVDVQANAIELTRHDGSRCDLRYLTDRDWRAIRGREIGFVLQDALVSLDPLRKIGQEVAEPILTHRLLPREQIPARVAELLVKAGIPDPENRAAQYPHELSGGLRQRALIASALAAGPQLLIADEPTTALDATVQKQVLKVFTALAQAGHGVLLITHDLAVVADVADRVIVMQNGALVEGGEARQILSAPTHPYTRKLLAAIPTASTRGKWLAGVDPLQGGIAPSAASLATTHTDDTIALTADRIAVSFKRPDGSRMQAVNQVSLQIKRGETLGIVGESGSGKTTLGKVILALQKPDSGEVRLADHAWSALTERERRPLRARIQTITQDPLSSFDPQFTIAQILNQPLRLRRDLNDDEKQRRILTLLEYVGLTPDLLSRRPRALSGGQRQRVSIAQALASEPEILICDEPVSALDVTTQAQVLDLLVALQRQLGLTMLFISHDLGVVQHMSHRIAVMKDGDIVETGPVEQIFNQPQHPYTRLLLSTVAE
- a CDS encoding ABC transporter permease; translated protein: MMSGLNVNLYALGKRLFTILAVLWGAATLTFIAVKLIPGDPVAILSGGDNVVDEAYRAVLIKQFGLDQPLWVQYLRYCGQALQGDFGVSYLYRLPVGSVISDAMHETLPLALGGLILALLLAITSALLTAGRYGALRTTVSWLELTLLSTPVYWIGIVLLSLFSFRLQWFPVTGNDGVMSLVLPVITLSLPIAAILSQVLRDGLEEALSQPFSLTVRTRGVSEIRLRFRHGLRHAALAASTLTGTLLASVLGGSVLTETVFGRAGIGQVTLSAIENRDMPLVLGVVMLSAFLFVVINLLVDALYLIIDPRLRKKASAHE
- the rhaB gene encoding rhamnulokinase encodes the protein MAVKNIVAVDLGASSGRVMLATLHTATQHLTLKEIHRFSNTLVFQDNHHQWDLAALERDILIGLHQIDAMGIAPDSIGIDSWGVDYVLLDKDGQHIGLPYSYRDHRTDGVMATVTAELGREAIYQRTGIQFLPFNTLYQLKALCDTPSENLNQVAHLLMIPDYFHYRLTGNRVCEYTNASTTQLLNLEKKTWDSTLLDYLGVPHRWLSEPVQPGHAVGNWTAPSGRQIPVTAVATHDTASAVVGAPLQSRDSAYLSSGTWSLMGIESDTPFNSPQALAANITNEGGVNGTYRVLKNIMGLWLLQRVCQERDIKDLGALIQSAAALPAFVSLIHPNDECFINPPSMHQAIRDYCREHGQPVPQSDAELARCIFDSLALLYRQVVLELGELRHAPIRQLHIVGGGSQNAFLNQLCADVCQIPVLAGPVEASTLGNIGCQLMALGAVADLAAFRHMLTHNFPLHRYTPRAESDFAGHWRRFQALSQPETAPKGKKETTQ
- the rhaS gene encoding HTH-type transcriptional activator RhaS, producing the protein MTLLRGDDFFTSRAVTVAVEPRTPQTAFPEHYHDFWEIVLVEQGAGVHVFNDQPYALCSGSVFFVRDNDRHLFEDVEGLCLTNMLYRSPRGFRFLSDIAAFLPYGPNGEWQGQWHVNAAGMQQLKQSLNSLAELAQSDAPEAIAASESLFLHILVQLRQQCFQTQANGSERQGVQALLGWLQNNYSEEVNWGCLADQFSLPLRTLHRQLKQHTGMTPQRYLNRLRLLEARRRLQQSDDSITTIAHACGFSDSNHFSTQFRKAFSQAPKSLRHQAFSREE
- the yefM gene encoding YoeB-YefM toxin-antitoxin system antitoxin YefM; the protein is MRTISYSEARQNLSATMMKTVEDRAPILITRQNGEACVLMSLEEYNSLEETAYLLRSPANAKRLMNSIESLKAGHGEERDIIE
- a CDS encoding ABC transporter substrate-binding protein; its protein translation is MEKNHPQVTTLAAGLLSLLFALNPGAYAAQSGEKPVSGGILNVGLGSDTPIIDPHITAYGVTALIARNVVDSLVGQAEDNRFTPWLAESWKINDNNTEYTFHLRKDVTFSDGTKLDAAAVKYNIERILDPKTTSSYAKSLLGPIDKVSTPDDYTIVLHYSSPFSALLQGLSLPYLGIQSPTYLKNTPNTSNTVVGSGPFILDSFVKGSGSKLTKRPDYNWGPGYAKHTGPAYLDGLVFKYLPEASVRLGALSSGQIQAIDAVPPANFPTVKRNPKLEVITYENPGVNRVLYLNTTKGPFQDVAVRKAFQSAVDTNAAVKVAFFGTLKAADNVLGPATLYYDPSVASRWGFDVKKANELLDNAGWKQKDGEGFRTKDGKRLSVSFVYASTNVEAADVALFQAVQYQVKQAGFEVKLTPVDAGEFTTRTNANEYDIASNFFVRAEPDILRTVFDSAYAPPNGNNFTRISVLNDKLRKAIGAGEAERKQLYSEIQREVIDQAYVVPLYIPAYQLGLSKQVQGISWATNAKPNFYDVWIKR
- a CDS encoding helix-turn-helix domain-containing protein, whose translation is MATAVRGLKLQTEDYFLTDKNAVMVAERHPQPVFPLHHHDFDELVIVWRGNGLHLWNDVPYRITRGDMFYVSAHDRHSYESVHELELDNILYIRNRLTLSADWQMLLPGGERPQSQRHWCLGSEGMDTLREKVDALRQECMKSDALSLQLSEALLLQIALLAARYRHTPDNPQLADAHQLDMLMNALRASIAIPFRFEAFCEQHHFSARSLRSRFKEQTGMSVPHYLRQLRLCKAMELLRYDLQTIGDVAALCGFEDSNYFSVVFHQAFGTSPSAYRQRFLNVE
- a CDS encoding Txe/YoeB family addiction module toxin: MKLIWSEEAWEDYLYWQDIDKRMVKKINELIKETHRTPFEGKGKPEPLKHNLAGFWSRRITEEHRLVYAITDDAMMIAACRYHY